Sequence from the [Clostridium] scindens genome:
ATAATCAATAATAGCCGTGAAATGTCCTTGAATTATTTAGGGAATTCATTACAAAAAGCAACAGAAATTGGAGCAAGATATGAATAAAACAGAATTTAATAACTATTTAAAAACAGAAGTTTATAAATTTGTCCCGCAGAATTATATTATAAACGTCTATAGAAGGTGGCGGCAGATTCATTTAGTTCCATCCGCGCGTGCGTGTTACTTTATACGGAAAATGCAATATCACGCCTCACAAAATGGAAAAATAAATCAATATTTATCACAAATATATCATATCAGGCTTGTGAAGGACTTTGCTTGTTATGTGTCACCAACTGCCCAGATTGACTTGGGACTCCATTTACCACATCCCACTGGTATTGTCATAGGGGCAGCTGTGATCATAGGAAAAAACTGCTCGATCTATCAAAATGTAACTATTGGTGGCGCAAATATTGGGGATGCGGCGAAAAAGCAGCAGCCTCATATTGGTGATGAATGAACTTTTTTTGCGGGAAGTATGGTGTTGGGTAATATTTTTGTTTCTTCAAATTGCGTAGTTGGGGCAAACAGTGTTTTGTTAGAGGATGCTTCTTCAGGTGTATATGTTGGTAGTCCAGCAAGATTAGTTCATGCGTTGAATAGTAAATAATTTTTTAATTCAGAAAAGTCAATGGGGAAGTTAGCAGATGGATTATATATGTGAAAAAGATAAATGTGTTGGATGTGGTTTATGTAGTATAGTCTGCCCACAGAATTGCATTCAAATGGAGTATGATGATAAAGGATTTCTTGTGCCATCCATAAATACCGAATTATGCATTAACTGTAATTTGTGTATAAAGTCATGTATTGTCAATTCGAGCCATAGCAAAAATAATTATATCACAAAATATTATTTAGCGCGGCATAAATCGCGTAGAGTTAGATTTGAAAGTTCTTCAGGAGGTGTTTTTACTGCATTAGCAGAATGTGTGTTGAAAAAAGGTGGTACCGTAATAGGTGCAGCTTACAATAAGGATTTTACCGTCAGACATATTGCTATAACTAGCATTGAGCAATTAGGTTTATTACGAAAATCAAAATACTTGCAGAGCAATACAAATGTAATCTTAAACGATTTAGATGAAATTCTCTCTTCATATAACACTGTACTTTTTTGCGGAACGCCGTGTCAATGTGACGCTGTAAAAAGATTATCACACAATAACCATAAACTTATTGTATGCGATTTGATTTGTCACGGCGTACAAAGTCCCGGTTTTTTTCTAAAAGCATTAAATTATATGGAGAATATACAGAAATCAAAATGTGTCAGCATAGACTTTAGGTCAAAAATTAACGGGTGGGCGAATGCATGCACTACAGTAGTCCGGTTTGAAAACGGAAAAGTAATTAATCGACGTCTGAATGATATACCTATAGGAAGCGCTTTTCTGCATAACCTTTCGATTAGAGAATGCTGCAATGAGTGTCGTTATAGAGGATTTGAACGTGTAAGTGACATTACAATAGGCGATTTTTGGGCCGTTCGTGACAAATGGAATTTTATAAGGAAAAATGGAGATTTAGGTTATTCGAGTATTATTGTTAATTCCGAGATTGGAGAGAAATTACTACGTGAGTCTTCTAGAGAATTAAATAT
This genomic interval carries:
- a CDS encoding Coenzyme F420 hydrogenase/dehydrogenase, beta subunit C-terminal domain translates to MDYICEKDKCVGCGLCSIVCPQNCIQMEYDDKGFLVPSINTELCINCNLCIKSCIVNSSHSKNNYITKYYLARHKSRRVRFESSSGGVFTALAECVLKKGGTVIGAAYNKDFTVRHIAITSIEQLGLLRKSKYLQSNTNVILNDLDEILSSYNTVLFCGTPCQCDAVKRLSHNNHKLIVCDLICHGVQSPGFFLKALNYMENIQKSKCVSIDFRSKINGWANACTTVVRFENGKVINRRLNDIPIGSAFLHNLSIRECCNECRYRGFERVSDITIGDFWAVRDKWNFIRKNGDLGYSSIIVNSEIGEKLLRESSRELNMEESTIDDMKVANGPLWKPIESNPNRHQFWKDYCSQPFEYIVERYLKVDYKALFRWHIRKLGRKTGLRNVYYWTRGMLK